The Pseudomonas asiatica genome has a segment encoding these proteins:
- a CDS encoding LLM class flavin-dependent oxidoreductase encodes MTQLRDLKISTLDLVPVRADAGPAQSLRNSLDLAQHVERFGYNRFWVAEHHNMDGIASSATSVLIGYLAGGTSSIRVGSGGVMLPNHAPLVIAEQFGTLASLYPGRIDLGLGRAPGSDQMTAYALRRDRAGGPDDFPDDVEELSRYLGPRTDDQKVIAVPGHDTDVPMWLLGSSLFSAQLAGMRGMPYAFASHFAPRYMHEAIRVYRNHFKPSTTLDKPYVMLGIPMVVAETDEKAEYLATSVYQRILALIRGQSLMQKPPVESMDGLWLPHERDAVGSFLGLAMIGSPQKVRAKVEVLLEQTGANELIFTCDLYEHADRIRSYELLAQALKTA; translated from the coding sequence ATGACGCAGCTGCGTGATCTGAAGATTTCCACCCTCGACCTGGTGCCAGTACGCGCCGACGCCGGCCCGGCGCAGTCGCTGCGCAACTCGCTGGACCTGGCGCAGCACGTTGAGCGCTTTGGCTACAACCGCTTCTGGGTGGCCGAGCACCACAACATGGACGGCATCGCCAGTTCGGCGACTTCGGTGCTGATCGGCTACCTGGCAGGGGGCACCTCGAGCATTCGCGTGGGCTCTGGCGGGGTCATGCTGCCCAACCATGCGCCGCTGGTGATCGCCGAGCAGTTCGGCACCCTGGCCAGCCTGTACCCGGGGCGCATCGACCTGGGGTTGGGCCGCGCGCCGGGTTCCGACCAGATGACTGCCTACGCCCTGCGCCGCGACCGCGCCGGCGGCCCGGATGACTTCCCGGACGATGTCGAGGAACTGTCACGCTACCTCGGCCCGCGTACCGATGATCAAAAAGTGATCGCCGTACCAGGGCACGACACCGACGTACCGATGTGGCTGCTCGGCTCCAGCCTGTTCAGCGCTCAACTGGCCGGCATGCGCGGCATGCCCTACGCCTTCGCCTCGCACTTTGCGCCGCGCTACATGCACGAGGCGATCCGCGTGTACCGCAACCACTTCAAGCCCTCGACCACATTGGACAAGCCGTATGTGATGCTGGGCATCCCCATGGTGGTGGCGGAAACCGACGAAAAGGCCGAGTACCTGGCCACGTCGGTGTACCAGCGCATCCTCGCGCTGATTCGCGGGCAGAGCCTTATGCAGAAGCCGCCGGTGGAAAGCATGGACGGGTTGTGGCTACCCCATGAACGGGATGCGGTGGGCAGCTTCCTCGGCCTGGCGATGATCGGCAGCCCGCAGAAGGTGCGGGCCAAGGTGGAAGTGCTGCTGGAGCAGACCGGGGCAAATGAGCTGATCTTCACCTGTGATTTGTATGAGCATGCGGACCGGATTCGATCCTACGAACTGTTGGCGCAGGCTCTCAAGACCGCGTGA
- a CDS encoding dodecin: MTDHHTYKKIELVGSSTTSIEEAINNALAEAGKSIKHLEWFEVIDTRGHIRDNKAAHFQVTLKVGFRIANS, encoded by the coding sequence ATGACCGATCATCACACCTACAAGAAGATCGAACTGGTGGGGTCTTCGACCACCAGCATCGAAGAGGCGATCAACAATGCCCTGGCCGAAGCCGGCAAGAGCATCAAGCACCTGGAGTGGTTCGAAGTGATAGATACCCGTGGCCATATCCGTGACAACAAGGCGGCGCACTTCCAGGTCACGCTGAAGGTCGGCTTCCGTATCGCCAATAGCTGA
- a CDS encoding DUF1161 domain-containing protein, which translates to MNKLILALGLMTLAGGALAAGKPCEELKAEIAAKLDAKGVTGYKLEIVDKGDPAGKVIGSCEAGTKEIVYRRG; encoded by the coding sequence ATGAACAAACTGATTCTGGCGCTGGGCCTGATGACCCTGGCCGGTGGTGCGCTGGCGGCGGGCAAGCCGTGCGAGGAGCTCAAGGCAGAGATTGCGGCCAAGCTGGATGCCAAGGGTGTTACCGGCTACAAGCTGGAGATCGTCGACAAGGGCGACCCGGCCGGCAAGGTGATTGGCAGCTGCGAGGCTGGTACCAAGGAGATTGTGTACCGGCGCGGCTAA
- a CDS encoding DUF883 family protein produces MHRNSLRRTSLESMEAEIESLLKSLENLKHDASEESQKSVKAIRSNAESALRHSRHLLSDAYEEVKHRTRQTGIATRDYAQEHPYTTAGVAIGALGLLAAYLMCKRN; encoded by the coding sequence ATGCACCGCAATTCGCTGCGTAGAACGTCCCTGGAAAGCATGGAAGCGGAGATCGAGAGCCTTCTGAAAAGCCTGGAAAACCTCAAGCATGATGCGTCGGAGGAGTCCCAGAAATCGGTGAAGGCAATCCGCAGCAACGCCGAGAGTGCCCTGCGTCATTCGCGCCACCTGTTGAGCGATGCCTACGAGGAAGTGAAGCACCGCACCCGCCAGACCGGCATCGCCACCCGCGACTATGCCCAGGAACACCCGTACACCACCGCCGGCGTCGCCATTGGCGCGCTAGGCCTGCTGGCGGCGTACCTGATGTGCAAACGCAACTAA
- a CDS encoding OsmC family protein, with protein MKKTASAIWQGGLKDGKGLLSTESGALKQNPYGFNTRFEGSPGTNPEELIGAAHAGCFSMALSMMLGEAGFTPDRIDTAAEVTLDKQADGFAITAVHLVLRAKVPGASEAQFLQIADKAKAGCPVSKVLNAKISLDAALVG; from the coding sequence ATGAAAAAGACAGCATCGGCTATCTGGCAAGGTGGCCTGAAGGACGGCAAAGGCCTGCTTTCTACCGAAAGCGGCGCGCTCAAGCAGAACCCCTACGGCTTCAACACCCGTTTCGAGGGCTCGCCCGGGACCAACCCGGAGGAGCTGATCGGCGCGGCGCACGCCGGCTGCTTCTCGATGGCACTGTCGATGATGCTGGGCGAAGCGGGGTTCACCCCGGACAGGATCGACACCGCTGCCGAAGTGACACTCGACAAGCAAGCTGATGGATTTGCCATTACGGCGGTGCATCTGGTGCTCAGGGCCAAGGTGCCTGGGGCGAGTGAAGCGCAATTCTTGCAGATCGCCGACAAGGCCAAGGCCGGTTGCCCGGTGTCCAAGGTGCTGAACGCGAAGATCAGCCTGGATGCGGCGCTGGTGGGTTGA
- a CDS encoding aminopeptidase, giving the protein MQRSGPGPLDLVFTRLVPLLAVLLLNGCSSAAYYGQLAEGQWQLLRARQPVDQVVANPATSAQLRARLEHAKQARAFASQQLKLPDNRSYRVYADLGRPYVVWNVFATPELSLQPVTHCFPIAGCVAYRGYYQQGAARGAAALMRQDGMDVYVGGVEAYSTLGWFDDPILSSMVGWSDERLATLIFHELAHQRFYVQDDTEFNESFASFVEQEGTRQWRVARGLAASGGEQGQQREQFIRLVLASRERLQAIYAGPLDDAQKRTAKQAEFERLRREYRQVRDAQWGGDKRYDAWMYGPMSNAKLLPFGLYDQWVPAFAAVFREVDGDWQRFYHRVEQLGRLPIDERKAALRRLMVSR; this is encoded by the coding sequence ATGCAGCGCTCAGGCCCTGGGCCACTCGACCTTGTTTTCACCCGTTTGGTTCCCCTGCTGGCGGTGCTCCTGCTGAACGGTTGCAGCAGCGCCGCCTATTATGGGCAGTTGGCCGAGGGCCAGTGGCAGCTGCTACGCGCACGGCAGCCGGTGGATCAGGTAGTGGCCAACCCGGCCACTTCAGCGCAATTGCGCGCGCGCCTGGAACACGCCAAGCAGGCGCGGGCATTTGCCAGCCAGCAGCTGAAGCTGCCGGACAACCGCAGCTACCGGGTGTACGCCGACCTTGGCCGGCCTTACGTGGTATGGAATGTGTTCGCTACCCCCGAGCTGTCGTTGCAGCCAGTGACACACTGCTTCCCGATCGCGGGATGTGTGGCCTATCGCGGCTATTACCAGCAAGGCGCGGCGCGTGGGGCGGCGGCGTTGATGCGCCAGGACGGCATGGATGTATACGTGGGCGGCGTGGAGGCCTATTCGACCCTGGGCTGGTTCGACGACCCGATCCTGTCGTCGATGGTGGGTTGGAGCGACGAGCGCCTGGCCACGCTGATCTTCCATGAGCTGGCCCACCAGCGCTTCTATGTGCAGGACGACACCGAGTTCAACGAGTCGTTTGCTTCCTTCGTCGAGCAGGAAGGCACGCGGCAATGGCGCGTGGCGCGGGGCCTTGCTGCCTCTGGCGGGGAGCAGGGGCAGCAGCGTGAGCAGTTCATCCGGTTGGTGCTGGCCAGCCGCGAGCGGTTGCAGGCGATTTATGCCGGGCCTCTGGATGATGCGCAGAAGCGGACGGCCAAGCAGGCGGAGTTCGAGCGGCTTAGGCGGGAATACCGGCAAGTGCGTGATGCCCAGTGGGGTGGTGACAAGCGCTATGACGCCTGGATGTATGGGCCGATGAGCAATGCCAAGTTGCTGCCGTTCGGGCTGTATGACCAGTGGGTACCGGCGTTTGCGGCGGTGTTCCGTGAGGTTGATGGGGATTGGCAGCGTTTTTATCACCGGGTCGAGCAATTGGGGCGGTTGCCGATCGATGAGAGGAAGGCAGCCTTACGGCGGTTGATGGTTAGCCGGTGA
- a CDS encoding gamma carbonic anhydrase family protein: protein MAIRSFQQHTPKVGPRAFVDRSAVVLGDVEIGEDSSVWPLTVIRGDMHRIRIGARTSVQDGSVLHITHAGPFNPDGFPLIIGDEVTIGHKVMLHGCTLGNRILVGMGSTIMDGAIVEDEVIIGAGSLVPPGKRLVSGYLYMGSPVKQARLLNEQEHAFFAYSASNYVKLKDQHLAEGYDQPE, encoded by the coding sequence ATGGCCATCCGAAGCTTCCAGCAACACACTCCGAAAGTTGGGCCCAGGGCCTTCGTCGACCGATCGGCGGTAGTGCTGGGCGACGTGGAAATCGGTGAGGACAGCTCCGTCTGGCCGTTGACCGTGATACGCGGCGACATGCACCGAATCCGCATTGGCGCGCGTACCAGCGTGCAGGACGGCAGCGTGCTGCACATCACCCATGCCGGCCCGTTCAACCCGGACGGCTTCCCGCTGATCATCGGTGACGAAGTGACCATCGGCCACAAGGTCATGCTGCATGGCTGCACCCTGGGCAACCGCATCCTGGTCGGCATGGGCAGCACCATCATGGACGGCGCCATCGTCGAAGACGAAGTGATCATCGGCGCCGGCAGCCTGGTGCCGCCGGGCAAGCGCCTGGTCAGTGGCTACCTGTACATGGGCAGCCCGGTGAAACAGGCCCGACTGCTGAACGAACAGGAACACGCATTTTTCGCCTACAGCGCCAGTAACTACGTGAAGCTCAAGGACCAGCACTTGGCCGAAGGCTACGATCAACCTGAATGA
- a CDS encoding LysR family transcriptional regulator → MAHDLPPLNALRAFEATARLNSVSQAAEALHVTHGAVSRQIKVLEEHLGIALFVKDGRGIKLTDAGVRLRDASSEAFDRLRSVCAELSHDVSEAPFVLGCSGSLLARWFIPRLGRLQADLPELRLHLSAGEGDLDPRRPGLDALLVYAEPPWPADMQVHVLAEERIGPVLSPHFDGFERLQGAPAKALLGEALLHTTSRPQAWPTWALEQGLEPATLHYGQAFEHLYYLLEAAVAGLGVAIAPQPLVADDLRAGRLSAPWGFSPTPAALALWVPRRAADGRAEQLAQWLRAELARQGA, encoded by the coding sequence ATGGCCCACGACCTCCCTCCCCTCAATGCCCTGCGGGCCTTCGAGGCTACCGCACGGCTCAACAGCGTCAGCCAGGCGGCCGAAGCGCTGCACGTTACCCATGGTGCCGTCAGCCGGCAGATCAAGGTGCTTGAAGAGCACCTGGGCATCGCGCTGTTCGTGAAGGACGGGCGTGGCATCAAACTCACAGATGCCGGCGTACGCCTGCGCGATGCCAGTAGCGAAGCCTTCGACCGCCTGCGCAGCGTGTGCGCCGAGCTCAGCCACGATGTCAGCGAGGCGCCGTTCGTGCTGGGCTGCTCGGGCAGCCTGCTGGCGCGCTGGTTCATCCCGCGGTTGGGGCGGTTGCAGGCGGATTTGCCTGAGCTGCGCCTGCACCTGTCGGCCGGTGAAGGCGACCTGGACCCGCGGCGGCCAGGGCTGGATGCGCTGCTGGTGTATGCCGAGCCGCCATGGCCGGCGGACATGCAGGTGCATGTGCTGGCCGAGGAGCGCATCGGGCCGGTGCTCAGCCCGCATTTCGACGGTTTCGAGCGCTTGCAGGGCGCGCCGGCCAAGGCTTTGCTGGGCGAAGCCTTGCTGCACACCACCTCGCGCCCGCAGGCTTGGCCGACCTGGGCACTGGAACAGGGGTTGGAGCCGGCGACCCTGCACTATGGCCAGGCTTTCGAGCACCTGTATTACCTGCTGGAAGCTGCGGTGGCCGGGTTGGGTGTGGCGATTGCGCCGCAGCCGCTGGTCGCTGATGACCTGCGGGCGGGCCGTTTGAGTGCGCCGTGGGGCTTTTCACCTACCCCTGCGGCATTGGCGCTGTGGGTGCCCAGGCGCGCCGCGGACGGGCGCGCCGAGCAGTTGGCGCAGTGGCTAAGGGCAGAACTGGCGCGACAGGGCGCTTAG
- a CDS encoding DUF1161 domain-containing protein, protein MIRVAITVLASLVATSALAAVKPCEELKAEIEAKIQAQGVSSYTLEIVPNSEVKDQNMVVGTCDGGTKKIIYQKNDR, encoded by the coding sequence ATGATTCGCGTAGCAATCACCGTGTTGGCTTCCCTGGTCGCCACATCTGCGTTGGCGGCGGTCAAACCGTGCGAGGAGCTCAAAGCCGAGATCGAGGCCAAGATCCAGGCCCAGGGTGTTTCGTCCTATACCCTGGAGATCGTGCCCAACAGCGAGGTCAAGGACCAGAACATGGTCGTCGGGACCTGCGATGGTGGGACCAAGAAGATCATTTATCAGAAGAATGATCGGTAG
- the trpA gene encoding tryptophan synthase subunit alpha gives MSRLEQRFAELKAEGRSALVTFVTAGDPGYDASLQILKGLPAAGADVIELGMPFTDPMADGVAIQLATLRALEAGQSLAKTLQMVREFRVDNQATPIVLMGYYNPIHRFGVEKFVAEAKQAGVDGLIIVDLPPEHDAELATPAQAAGIDFIRLTTPTTDDARLPRVLERSSGFVYYVSVAGVTGAGSATTEHVTEAIARLRRHTDLPISVGFGIRTPEQAAAIARLSDGVVVGSALVDKIAQAKSAEQAVNDVLSLCSALAEGVRGARR, from the coding sequence ATGAGCCGTCTTGAACAACGCTTCGCCGAGCTGAAGGCCGAAGGCCGCTCGGCACTGGTCACCTTCGTCACCGCGGGCGACCCGGGCTATGACGCCTCGCTGCAGATCCTCAAGGGCCTGCCGGCAGCCGGTGCCGACGTGATCGAACTGGGCATGCCGTTCACCGACCCGATGGCCGACGGCGTGGCCATCCAGCTGGCCACCCTGCGTGCTCTGGAAGCCGGCCAGTCCCTGGCCAAGACCCTGCAGATGGTTCGCGAATTCCGTGTGGATAACCAGGCCACACCGATCGTACTGATGGGTTACTACAACCCGATCCACCGCTTTGGCGTGGAAAAGTTCGTGGCCGAAGCCAAGCAAGCGGGTGTCGATGGCCTGATCATCGTCGACCTGCCGCCAGAGCACGACGCCGAACTGGCGACCCCGGCCCAGGCAGCGGGTATCGACTTCATCCGCCTGACCACCCCGACCACAGACGACGCGCGCCTGCCGCGCGTGCTGGAGCGCAGCTCCGGGTTCGTCTACTACGTGTCGGTGGCCGGTGTCACCGGCGCCGGCTCGGCGACCACCGAGCACGTGACCGAAGCCATTGCCCGCCTGCGTCGGCATACCGATCTGCCGATCAGCGTTGGTTTCGGCATTCGTACGCCGGAGCAGGCTGCGGCCATTGCCCGCCTGTCGGACGGCGTGGTGGTGGGCTCGGCACTGGTCGACAAGATTGCCCAGGCCAAGAGTGCCGAGCAGGCAGTCAACGATGTATTGAGCCTGTGCTCGGCGCTGGCTGAAGGGGTGCGCGGCGCCCGCCGTTGA
- a CDS encoding HAD family hydrolase, whose amino-acid sequence MHQQNILFDLDGTLTDPRQGITRSIQYALANLGIDEPDLTRLEHFIGPPLLQAFMQFYSFDEAKAWDAVNFYRERFSVTGLYENLVFEGVPELLEALNGQGRTLYIATSKPWKFAREIARHFAFDHHFKVIYGSELDGTRTNKVELIRHLLDEEGLDPAQTLMIGDRKHDLIGARSNGLQAVAVGYGFGSQEELMAEEPAYHFATLAEMHQAFLKA is encoded by the coding sequence ATGCACCAGCAAAACATCCTCTTCGACCTCGACGGCACCCTGACCGACCCGCGCCAGGGCATCACCCGCTCGATCCAGTATGCCCTGGCCAACCTGGGCATCGACGAGCCGGACCTCACCCGCCTCGAGCACTTCATCGGCCCACCCCTGCTGCAGGCCTTCATGCAGTTCTACAGCTTCGACGAAGCGAAGGCCTGGGATGCGGTGAACTTCTATCGGGAACGCTTCAGCGTCACCGGCCTGTACGAAAACCTGGTGTTCGAAGGTGTGCCGGAGCTGCTCGAAGCACTCAACGGCCAGGGTCGCACGCTGTACATCGCCACCTCCAAGCCGTGGAAGTTCGCCCGTGAAATCGCCCGGCACTTCGCCTTCGACCACCACTTCAAGGTGATCTATGGCAGTGAACTGGATGGCACACGCACCAACAAGGTCGAGTTGATTCGCCACCTGCTTGATGAAGAAGGGCTGGACCCGGCGCAGACGCTGATGATCGGCGACCGCAAGCATGACCTGATCGGTGCGCGCAGCAATGGCTTGCAGGCGGTGGCGGTGGGGTACGGGTTTGGTAGCCAGGAAGAGTTGATGGCCGAAGAGCCGGCCTACCACTTTGCTACCTTGGCCGAGATGCATCAGGCGTTCCTCAAGGCTTGA
- a CDS encoding DOPA 4,5-dioxygenase family protein, giving the protein MQRIKGYHAHVYYDAATMDQARELCEEAARLFPVTMGRMHQKPVGPHPDWSCQLAFEPEFVGVVLPWLALYRKGLVVFMHPLTGDELADHRDHAIWMGAVRPLDLSIFGG; this is encoded by the coding sequence GTGCAGAGGATCAAGGGTTACCACGCCCACGTTTACTACGACGCAGCGACCATGGACCAGGCCCGTGAACTGTGCGAGGAGGCGGCGCGGCTGTTTCCCGTGACCATGGGGCGCATGCACCAGAAACCGGTTGGGCCGCACCCGGACTGGAGCTGCCAGCTGGCCTTCGAGCCGGAGTTTGTGGGGGTGGTGCTGCCGTGGTTGGCGCTGTATCGGAAGGGGTTGGTGGTGTTCATGCACCCGCTGACCGGTGATGAACTGGCGGACCACCGTGACCATGCGATCTGGATGGGGGCGGTGCGGCCGCTGGATCTGTCGATTTTCGGGGGATAG
- the trpB gene encoding tryptophan synthase subunit beta: protein MTQSQYRPGPDANGLFGSFGGRYVAETLMPLVLDLAREYEAAKADPKFLEELAYFQRDYIGRPNPLYFAERLTEHCGGAKIFFKREELNHTGAHKVNNCIGQVLLAKRMGKKRLIAETGAGMHGVATATVAARFGLPCVIYMGATDIERQQANVFRMKLLGAEIVPVTAGTGTLKDAMNEALRDWVTNVEDTFYLIGTVAGPHPYPAMVRDFQSIIGKETRAQLQEKEGRLPDSLVACVGGGSNAMGLFHEFLEEPSVQIIGVEAGGHGVHTDKHAASLNGGVPGVLHGNRTYLLQDEDGQITDAHSISAGLDYPGIGPEHAYLHEVKRVEYVSITDDEALDAFHATCRLEGIIPALESSHALAEAIKRAPKLPKDHLMVVCLSGRGDKDMQTVMNHMAAQEKQA from the coding sequence ATGACCCAGTCCCAATACCGCCCCGGCCCCGACGCCAACGGCCTGTTCGGCTCGTTCGGCGGCCGCTACGTGGCCGAAACCCTGATGCCACTGGTGCTGGACCTGGCCCGCGAATACGAAGCGGCCAAGGCAGACCCCAAGTTCCTCGAAGAGCTGGCCTACTTCCAGCGCGACTACATCGGCCGCCCCAACCCGCTGTACTTCGCCGAGCGCCTGACCGAGCACTGCGGCGGCGCGAAGATCTTCTTCAAGCGTGAAGAACTCAACCACACCGGCGCGCACAAGGTGAACAACTGCATTGGCCAGGTGCTGCTGGCCAAGCGCATGGGCAAGAAGCGCCTGATCGCCGAAACCGGCGCCGGCATGCACGGCGTGGCCACCGCCACCGTCGCTGCCCGCTTCGGCCTGCCTTGCGTGATCTACATGGGCGCCACCGACATCGAGCGCCAGCAGGCCAACGTGTTCCGCATGAAGCTGCTGGGCGCCGAGATCGTCCCGGTCACCGCCGGCACCGGCACCCTGAAGGACGCCATGAACGAGGCCCTGCGCGACTGGGTCACCAACGTCGAAGACACCTTCTACCTGATCGGCACCGTGGCCGGCCCGCACCCGTACCCGGCCATGGTCCGCGACTTCCAGTCGATCATCGGCAAGGAAACCCGCGCACAGCTGCAAGAGAAGGAAGGCCGCCTGCCAGACAGCCTGGTTGCCTGCGTCGGTGGCGGCTCCAACGCCATGGGCCTGTTCCATGAGTTCCTCGAGGAGCCAAGCGTGCAGATTATCGGCGTCGAAGCCGGTGGCCATGGCGTGCACACCGACAAGCACGCCGCCAGCCTGAACGGCGGCGTACCGGGCGTGCTGCACGGCAACCGCACCTACCTGCTGCAGGACGAAGACGGCCAGATCACCGACGCCCACTCGATTTCCGCCGGCCTGGACTACCCGGGCATCGGCCCGGAGCACGCCTACCTGCACGAAGTTAAGCGTGTCGAGTACGTCAGCATCACCGACGACGAAGCGCTGGATGCGTTCCACGCCACCTGCCGCCTGGAAGGTATCATCCCGGCCCTGGAAAGCTCCCACGCCCTGGCCGAGGCGATCAAGCGCGCACCGAAGCTGCCCAAGGACCACCTGATGGTCGTGTGCCTGTCGGGCCGCGGCGACAAAGACATGCAAACCGTCATGAACCACATGGCCGCCCAGGAGAAACAGGCATGA
- a CDS encoding NAD(P)-dependent oxidoreductase encodes MKNAETPVFKLVLFGPESSLGNALMVELLSRQHEVTAVVDDLNRHAPRPGLHFKIGGLGDANQAEQGAAGGSAVIALLSTLAPGDLPGQARMSEALVAGLKRTTIRRLLLVGDFDVLDEPGKYSEAERECVDQVVDGLQRSALHWTLINAPQELAGLGMEHFRSTEGTLEPGLAEPLRHLARVAAGMVDMLELDLHRGEHLNFVV; translated from the coding sequence GTGAAAAACGCCGAAACCCCAGTGTTCAAACTGGTCCTGTTCGGGCCTGAAAGCAGCCTGGGCAACGCCCTGATGGTAGAGCTGCTGTCGCGCCAGCACGAAGTCACCGCCGTGGTCGACGACCTCAACCGCCACGCGCCGCGCCCCGGCCTGCATTTCAAGATAGGCGGGCTGGGCGATGCCAACCAGGCGGAGCAGGGCGCGGCAGGCGGGTCGGCAGTAATTGCCCTGTTGTCGACGCTGGCGCCGGGCGATCTGCCCGGGCAAGCCCGCATGAGCGAGGCGCTGGTGGCGGGGCTGAAGCGTACGACTATACGCCGGCTGCTGCTGGTGGGCGATTTCGATGTGCTGGATGAGCCGGGCAAGTACAGCGAGGCGGAGCGGGAGTGTGTGGACCAGGTGGTGGACGGGTTACAGCGCAGTGCGTTGCACTGGACGCTGATCAATGCTCCGCAGGAACTGGCCGGGTTGGGGATGGAGCATTTTCGCAGCACCGAAGGTACGCTGGAGCCGGGGTTGGCCGAGCCGTTGCGGCACCTGGCCAGAGTCGCGGCAGGGATGGTGGATATGCTGGAGCTGGATTTGCACCGGGGCGAGCATCTGAACTTCGTGGTCTAG
- a CDS encoding choline sulfate utilization transcriptional regulator, with protein MFDHLAELSLDTLRVFEAAARLRGFTAAALELGTTQPAVSQQVKRLEAQVGTRLFDRIYRGIELTEAGQVLFEQVHQGLQAMEDGIAQASGRGQREVLQVATDFAFAAFWLMPRLQRFHEAYPQVDVSLVTGERSQGMLRPDIDVAVLFGDGRFHQGESRWLFDEEVFPVCSPRLIHGKPLSAVALQRLPLLHLKGEQASRWFDWAGVFRGFGVASPPPAGQLRFDNYTLLIQAAIAGQGVAIGWGHLVDGLVEQGLLCRPLEGSLRSARGYYAVLPPRKRRGALIERFVDWLEQERSL; from the coding sequence ATGTTTGACCACCTTGCCGAGCTGTCGCTGGATACCTTGCGCGTGTTCGAGGCCGCCGCACGGTTGCGCGGCTTTACCGCCGCGGCGCTGGAGCTGGGTACCACGCAGCCAGCGGTGAGCCAGCAAGTAAAACGGCTGGAGGCACAGGTGGGCACGCGCCTGTTCGACCGCATTTACCGGGGTATCGAGCTGACCGAGGCTGGCCAGGTGCTGTTCGAACAGGTGCATCAGGGCCTGCAGGCCATGGAGGACGGCATTGCCCAGGCCAGTGGGCGCGGCCAGCGCGAAGTGCTGCAGGTGGCTACCGACTTCGCCTTTGCGGCGTTCTGGCTGATGCCACGGCTGCAGCGTTTTCACGAGGCTTATCCACAGGTGGACGTGAGCCTGGTGACCGGTGAGCGCAGCCAGGGCATGTTGCGACCGGACATCGATGTGGCGGTGCTGTTTGGCGACGGGCGTTTTCACCAGGGCGAGAGCCGCTGGCTGTTCGATGAGGAGGTTTTCCCTGTGTGCAGCCCCCGGCTGATTCATGGCAAACCCTTGTCAGCCGTGGCTTTGCAACGATTGCCCTTGCTGCACTTGAAGGGCGAGCAGGCTAGCCGTTGGTTTGACTGGGCGGGGGTGTTTCGCGGGTTTGGGGTGGCCAGCCCGCCGCCGGCCGGGCAGTTGCGGTTTGATAACTATACGTTGCTGATCCAGGCGGCGATTGCCGGGCAAGGGGTGGCGATTGGCTGGGGGCATCTGGTGGATGGGCTGGTGGAGCAGGGGTTGCTGTGCCGGCCGTTGGAGGGGAGTTTGCGCTCGGCGCGCGGGTATTACGCGGTGCTGCCACCACGCAAGCGGCGTGGGGCGTTGATCGAGCGGTTTGTGGATTGGCTGGAGCAAGAGCGTAGCCTTTGA